CGGATTTATTTATAGGGTAAATCTACAGACTTTTTAAGGGAAATAGAAGTCAAAAAATTTTAAGAAAGTGGTAAATACTTATTATGAGCAAACGCATTTTGATTGTTGAAGATGAGAAAAACCTTGCTCGTTTTGTCTCTCTTGAACTTCAACACGAAGGATACGACGTTGTGACAGCAGACAACGGACGTGAAGGACTTGAAATGGCACTCGAGAAAGATTTCGATCTTATTCTCTTGGACCTTATGTTGCCTGAGATGGACGGTTTTGAAGTAACACGTCGTCTCCAACAAGAAAAAGATACTTATATTATGATGATGACAGCCCGCGATTCAATCATGGACATTGTTGCTGGTTTGGACCGTGGTGCTGATGACTATATTGTAAAACCTTTTGCGATTGAAGAACTATTGGCACGTATTCGTGCAACCTTCCGTCGCCAAGATATCGAAGCTGCTAAGAATGCACCAGCTAAGGCGTCAACTTATCGTGATTTGAAATTGGATGTTCAAAACCGTACAGTTGTTCGTGGTGATGAAGCAATTCCATTGACAAAACGTGAGTTTGATTTGTTGAACACACTTTTGAGCAATATGAACCAAGTGATGACCCGTGAGGAACTCTTGCTTCAAGTTTGGAAATATGATGATGCAATCGAAACAAACGTTGTAGATGTTTATATTCGTTACTTGCGTGGGAAAATCGATGTTCCAGGTAAGGAATCATACATTCAAACAGTGCGAGGAATGGGTTACGTTATCCGTGAAAAATGAGTAAATTACAAGATAAATTATTTGGTAAAGTAACCATTAGAAAAAAGTTGACCATGACAACTGCTGTGGTCTTCTTTCTTGTATTGTCGATGTTCACTCTGGTTGTTGTTTTCTCGGCCAATACGCTTCTTTTGCAACGTGAACGTCAAAATGTAAATAACACAATTTCGAAAGTTGTTACTTATATCGAAAAGGACTGGGATTCTGATGAAGAGTTGAGTCCAGAACCGCTTTTAGCGGCCCTTTATTCGCCTAAAAATATTTATGCATCAATCATTAATGGTGTGCTTTCTGAAAAGCACTCTTTGGATGGTCAAGTTGCAATTTCTAATAAATTATTTTCTAACCAATCTGTTTTTGTTTATGACAAAAAGGGAACGTTTATCTTTACTTCTGAGGAAAACACAGACTCTCCTCCAGGCATGTCTGAAGTAAACAAACTGAAGTCAGTGTCCTATAAAGGAAAGCGTGGTTTCTTACTACAAGTTCCAATTTACGGTAAGGATAAAAAGACCATCGTTGGTTATGCCCAGATTTTCCATGATTTGGAATTCTACTATGCTCTGAAAGAGCGTTTGATTTTCTTATTGATTTTCCTAGAAGTGGGGATGACGGTCCTAGTTATCGCAGCAACTGTGGTTGTCTTGACATCTATTCTTCGTCCGATGAGACAGTTGCACGAAACGATGGGAGTTATCACCGATTCGCCAAGTGATTTGGAACTTCGTTCTAAGATTGAAAGCCACGATGAAATTGGTGATTTGGCGGTTAACTTTAACCGTATGATGGATAAAATCCAAGAAAATAATCAGATGCAGATGCGTTTCTTGAGTGACGTCAGTCATGAATTACGTACGCCGATTGCGGTTATCAAGGGCCATATGGACCTCTTGCAACGTTGGGGTAAAAATGACCCTGAGATTCTTGAGGAGAGTCTTGAGGCTGCAAGTCACGAGGCCAACCGTATGACGATTATGATTAATGATATGTTGGATTCTATCC
The DNA window shown above is from Streptococcus salivarius and carries:
- a CDS encoding response regulator transcription factor codes for the protein MSKRILIVEDEKNLARFVSLELQHEGYDVVTADNGREGLEMALEKDFDLILLDLMLPEMDGFEVTRRLQQEKDTYIMMMTARDSIMDIVAGLDRGADDYIVKPFAIEELLARIRATFRRQDIEAAKNAPAKASTYRDLKLDVQNRTVVRGDEAIPLTKREFDLLNTLLSNMNQVMTREELLLQVWKYDDAIETNVVDVYIRYLRGKIDVPGKESYIQTVRGMGYVIREK
- a CDS encoding HAMP domain-containing histidine kinase gives rise to the protein MSKLQDKLFGKVTIRKKLTMTTAVVFFLVLSMFTLVVVFSANTLLLQRERQNVNNTISKVVTYIEKDWDSDEELSPEPLLAALYSPKNIYASIINGVLSEKHSLDGQVAISNKLFSNQSVFVYDKKGTFIFTSEENTDSPPGMSEVNKLKSVSYKGKRGFLLQVPIYGKDKKTIVGYAQIFHDLEFYYALKERLIFLLIFLEVGMTVLVIAATVVVLTSILRPMRQLHETMGVITDSPSDLELRSKIESHDEIGDLAVNFNRMMDKIQENNQMQMRFLSDVSHELRTPIAVIKGHMDLLQRWGKNDPEILEESLEAASHEANRMTIMINDMLDSIRVKGSFENHRNDTCDLNSSIRTVIGNFRVLHEDYQFYLNDFESSERPAQIYSQHFEQAITILIDNAVKYSPVNKEIQVTIKALEDEMLVQVQDNGEGISDEDIEHIFERFYRSDKARNRTSTQSGVGIGLSILYQIVEAYRCRIEVSSELGVGTCFDFYIPFADGETTTPQLEL